Genomic window (Saccharothrix australiensis):
GGGTACTTCAGCGCAACTCGACTACGCGCAGTGATGCAATGGGTGTTCGTGCGGATGGCCCTGCCCCCGACCGCGGGCCACCGCCCACAGCGGCCCCCGAGCGTGCCAGATTGGGGCGCGACGTGGTCATCCGGTGCACCCGCGCCGGACGCGCGGACCGGTGTCCCGGCGTGACGCCGCCCGACCCGCCTCACCCGGATGGGGGACGGAAGCACGGCGCGGCACCACCCGGTTCAAATCACCCGGATGAGTGATGGAAGCACGGCGCGGGGCGGGCGCGGCGGTCAGGCCCACCGCGACAGGTCGCGCAGCGCCGACGCCAGGCCGGCCAGGTGGTCGGTCGCCTCGCCCAGCACCTGGCGCGGGTTCGACGCGGTGCTCTCCGCCAGCACGCGGCCGGCCGCCGCGACCAGGCCGCAGTAGCCCTCCACGCCCTCGTCCAGCTGCGCCCGCAGCCGGCGCACGCCCTCCACCAGCGGACCACGGTCCAGCGGCGGCGCCGTGTCGCGGGCGCGCTCGACCGCCTGGAGCTGGTGGGACACCGCCCGGATCGCCGACGCCGCCTCCGCGCCCGTCTCGCGGGCCTGGACCACCGACTCCGCCGGCACCGACGTCAACGCCGCCGAGTCGAGCTGGCGCAGCAGCTCGCGCAGGGTGTCCTCCGCCTCCTCCAGGCGCTCCATCGGCAGGCGGGCCGCCGAGGCGCGCGCGGGCAGCGGCGGCCGCACGGGCGCGGGTGCGAGGCGGCGGCGCTCCGCGTCGATGCCCCGCATCCTCGCGTTCGTGCGCAGCGCCAGGACGCCGGTGCCGGCGAACCCGACACCCGCGCCGACGCCCACCACCGCCGGCAGCGCGCCCAGCAGCGCGGACACGCCGACGACGGCCATGATCGCGAGCACGACCAGCCAGAACGTGAGCACGCGGCTCGACCGGCGGTAGCGCCGGTCGAGTTTCGCGCGCGGGTCGTTCCAGGCCGCGATCCGTCGTTTCACCTGGTCCGCGAGGTGACCTTGGAGCCGGCCCGGCAGGTCGCCCTGGAGCCGGCCCTGGAGCTGACCACCGACGAGCCGCGCGATCTCGCCGGCCGCCTTCCGGGGGTCCATCCTCGGCTGATCCATCGCGGACACCGCTCTCAGCCCTGGCTCGCGGGCGGGTTCTGCTGGGGCTGGGCCTGCGCCTGCTGGACGCGCTGCTGGATCTCCTGCTGGATGCTCGCCGACGCGCTGCCCGGCTTGCCCGCCGTCACCTCGCCGGCGACCTTGCCGCCCTGCATGGACGCGCGGATCTGCTCCAGCCGCGACGCGCCCGCCATCTGGGTGGTCGACTGCTGCACCTCCAGCATCCGGCCCTGCACGGAGTTCTGCGCCAGCTCCGCCGAGCCGAGCGCGGTGGTGTACCGCTTCTCGATCTTGTCGCGGACCTCTTCCAGGGACGGCGTGTTGCTCGGCGCGGCCAGCTCGGTCATCTGGCGCAGCGAGGAGGAGACCTGCTCCTGCATCTTCGCCTGCTCCAGCTGGCTGAGCAGCTTGGTCCGCTCGGCGAGCTTCTGCTGCAGCACCATCGCGTTGCGCTCGACGGCCTGCTTGGCCTGCGTGGCCGCCTGGAGCGACTGGTCGTGCAGGGTCTTCAGGTCCTCGATGCCCTGCTCGGCGGTGACGAGCTGGGTGGCGAACGACGTCGCGGCGTTCTCGAACTCGGTCGCCCGCTGCTCGTCGCCCTTCGCCCGCGCCTCGTCGGCGAGCACGAGCGCCTGGCGCGCGGACGCCTGGAGCTTCTCGACCTCACCGAGCTGCCGGTTGAGCTTCATCTCCAGCTGGCGCTGGTTGCCGATCACCGCGGCGGCCTGCTGGGACAGCGCCTGGTGCTGCCGCTGCGCCTCCTCGATGGCCTGCTGGATCTGCACCTTCGGGTCGGCGTGCTCGTCGATCTTGGACGAAAAAGCCGCCATGAAGTACTTCCATGCCTTCACGAAAGGGTTGGCCATCTCCTACGCCTGCCTTCTCCGCACTTCCCTGGCTCGCGCTCGTGATCGGCAACGACCCGGTGCCGGTGTTGGTTCCATCGTGTCAGTTGTCCGGTGCTGCTTCCACCGACCCGGGGAGATATCCGGGTTCACCCTGAGTCACCCCTGAAACTTCGGTGGACACGGCCATCCTGCCTGGTCCGCGCCGGGCCGGACGCGCCGACCCCGCGGCGTGCCGACTCGTCGCGGCGCGACCGCCGCCCGCGCCGGGCGTCCACGACGAGAAGCCGAGCCGGTGTCCCGGCTCGGCTTCGGCTGTGGGTGCCGCTGGGGCTATGCCGCCACCACGGCGCCGCGCGGCTCGCCGATCGACGTGGCCAGCCGGTGCGTGAGCATCGGCTGGATGCGCAGGTCGGACAGGTCGTTGCCGATGACGGCGGGCAGCAGGGAGCCGCCCTCCAGGCTCGGCGCGGCGGGCTGCGCGCGCTCGGCCAGCTCGGCGGGGCTGGGCACCGGCCGCTGGACCGCGCCGATGTCCGAGGCGACCAGGTGGAGCAGCTCCGACAGGGGCAGGTCCAACGCCTCGCAGATCGCGGCCAGCAGCTCGCTGGACGCCTCCTTGCGGCCACGCTCCACCTCGGACAGGTACCCCAGGCTGACGCGGGCGGTCCTGGAGACCTCGCGCAGCGTGCGGCGTTGGGTGGTGCGGGCATGGCGGAGCCGATCACCGATCGCCTCGCGTAGCAGCACGGTCATCGCGCGCCTCCTTCCGGCCGGCCGTGCCACCACGTTACCGACCCGTCCCGTCGACGGGCAGTGACTTACGGGCACGTCCGCCCAAAGCGAACGAGCGAACCCGCCGGGGAGTTCCCGCGCCCGCCCGCCGGTGTGACCGGGATTGCCCTGCTCACCGGTCCCGGCCGGGGATCTTGACGTGGTCGAGGAGTAGGTCGAGGGCGGTGTCGACGGCCGCCTCGCGCACCGCGGCGCGATCGCCACCGACCGTGATCGAGCGGACCGACGAACCGGGCGGACCGGACAAACCGATGTGGACGGTGCCCGCGGTGACGCCGTCCTGGGGGTCCGGGCCCGCCACGCCGGTGAGCCCGAGGCCCCACGTGGCCCCGCAGCGGCTCCGCGCGCCCTCGGCGAGCTGCCGGGCCACCTCGGGGTGCACCGCGCCGCGCTCGGCCAGCAGGGCGGCGTCCACGCCCGCGAGGGACGCCTTCAGGTCCGTCGCGTAGACCACGAGCCCGCCGCGCAGCACGGCGCTCGCGCCCGCGACGCCCGTGATCCGCGCCGCCACCAGCCCGGCGGTCAGCGACTCGGCCGTGGCGACCGTCTCGCCGCGCGCCCGCAGCGCCGCGACCACCTCGGCGGCCGTCACGCGCCCGCCACGGCCCGCTTGCCGCGCGCCCGCAGCCGGATCGCGCGGACCACGTAGTCGACGCCCGTGACGACGGTCAGCGCCACCGCCGCGTACATGGCGACCACCGCCACCACCTCGACGCCCGCCGGCAGCGGCAGCAGGTACAGCCCGATGGCGAGGATCTGCACGAGCGTCTTGGCCTTGCCGCCCCGGCTGGCCGGTATCACGCCGTGCCGGATCACCCAGAACCGCAGCAGCGTGACACCGAGCTCGCGCGCCGCGATCACGACCGTGACCCACCACGGCAGCTCGCCCAGCGCGCTCAGCCCGACCAGGGCGGCCCCGGTCAGCGCCTTGTCCGCGATCGGGTCGGCGATCTTGCCGAAGTCGGTGACCAGGCCGTGCTTGCGGGCGAGGTTGCCGTCGACGTGGTCGGTCACCGACGCGACGACGAACACCGCGAACGCCGCCAGCCGCCAGCGGTGGTCGCGGCCGTCCTCGGCGAACAGCAGGTAGAGGAACACCGGCACGAGCACCAGCCGGGACATCGTCAGCACGTTGGCGATGTTCAGCACCGGCACGCGCGCGGGCTCGGTCACCTCGGGAGCACCTCCAGCGCGGTGACCACCAGGTTCACGCCCTCGGCCGCGTCGACCCGGCAGCGCACCAGGTCGCCGGCGCGGAGCCCGCCGCCGTCGGCGACCACGCACTCGCCGTCGACCTCGGGCGCCTGGTGGGCGGCGCGGCCGACGCAGTCGTTCTCGTCGTCCTCCTCGGTCTCGACCAGGACGACCACCTCCTCGCCGACGCGGTCCTCGGCGCGCTGGGCGGTCAGCTCCTCGACCAGGTTCGAGATCCGGTTCACGCGCTCGGCGACGGTGTCGGCGTCGAGCTTGCCCGGCAGCCCCTCGGCCTCCGTGCCGTCCTCGTCGGAGTAGCCGAACACGCCGACCGCGTCCAGCCGCGCCCCGGTGAGGAAGCGCTCCAGCTCGGCCACGTCGGCCTCGGTCTCGCCGGGGAAGCCGACGATGACGTTGCTGCGGATGCCCGCCCGCGGCGCGAGGTCGCGGATCCGCTCGATCAGGCCCAGGAACGACTCGGTGGACCCGAACCGGCGCATCCGCCGCAGGACGGCCTCGCTGGAGTGCTGGAAGGACATGTCGAAGTACTGGGCGACGTTCGGGGTGGTCGCGATCGCCTTCACCAGGCTGGGCTTGGTCTCGGCGGGCTGGAGGTAGGACACCCGCACCCGGTCGACCACCTGCGCCAGGCGCTCCAGCAGGTTCTCCAGGCCGCCCAGCTCGCGCGGCAGGTCCTTGGCGTAGGAGGTGGAGTTCTCGCTGACCAGGAACAGCTCGCGGACGCCCTGCTCGGCCAGCCACCGCGCCTCGGCGACCACCTCGTCGGGGTGGCGGGACACGAACGCGCCCCGGAAGCTCGGGATGGCGCAGAACGAGCAGCGCCGGTCGCAGCCGGACGCGATCTTCAGCGGCGCGACCGGCGTGTCCGCCAGGCGGGTGCGCAGCACGCGCGGGCCCCAGCCGTGGCCGGGCACCTGGACGTCCTCGGCGGCCTTGGGCCGCTGCACGGGCGTCAGCGGGAGCAGGGTGCGCCGGTCGACCGGCTGGTGGGACTCGACGCGGCGACCGGCGAGGACGTCGTCCAGGCGGTCGGCCAGGCGGTCGTAGTGGTCGAACCCGAGCACGGCGTCCGCCTCGGGCAGGCTGTCGGCCAGCTCCGCCCCGTACCGCTCGGCCATGCACCCGACGGCGACGACCTTCGCGCCGCTGTCCGAGGCGGCCAGCAGCATGTCGACGGAGTCCTTCTTGGCCGACTCGACGAAACCGCAGGTGTTGACCACGATCACGTCGGGCTCGTCGTCCACGAGCTGCCAGCCGCCGGCGTCGAGCCGACCGGCCAGCTCCTCGGAGTCGACTTCGTTGCGGGCGCACCCGAGGGTCAGCATGGCGACGCGCTTGGACGTGGTGGGGGAAGGCACGGTGCTCAGGGTAACCGGCGGTCCGTACCGCGCTTGACGTCAGCGGGGCGGAGCGCGGCCCGCGCCGGAGGTCGGACGTGGCGGAGGGCACGGCCGTGACTTCGGTCCCGGGTTCGGCGTCGGGCGCGGCGCGGTCGCGCGGGCGGGGTGCGGGCGGGGTGCGGCGGGGTGCGGGCGGGTGCGCGGGCGGGTGCGCGGGCCGGTGACGAGCGCCCGTCGGCCGCGGGCCGGCCCGGGGGGTTACGTTGGCACCGTGAACGACCCGATCAACGTCCGGCGGGCCCGGACCGGTGATGTGCGGGCCATGAAGGCCGTCATCGACCAGTACGCGGGCAAGGTGCTGTTGGCCAAGCCGCTGGTCACGCTCTTCGAGGACATCCAGGAGTTCTGGGTGGCCGAGGAGGGCGGCGAGCTGCTGGGCTGCGGCGCGCTGCACGTGCTCTGGGAGGACCTGGCGGAGATCCGCACGGTCGCCGTCGCGCCGCGCGCCCTCGGCCGGGGCATCGGCCACCGGCTGGTGCACCGGCTGCTCGAAACCGCCCGCGAGTTGCAGCTGTCCCGGGTGTTCGTGCTGACCTTCGAGACGGAGTTCTTCGGTCGCCACGGGTTCGTGGAGATCGACGGCACCCCGGTCTCCCCCGAGGTCTACGAGGAGATCATGCGGTCGGCCGACGAAGGCGTCGCCGAGTTCCTCGACCTGTCCTACGTCAAGCCGAACACGCTCGGGAACTCCCGGATGCTGCTCCACCTGTGACTGTTCGAGTTCCGACTCGCACAGTCTTGACTCCACCAGCGCGGACCGAGCAGGATCACCCGGGTGGAGCAGTTGACGGTGGACGAACTCGCGGTCCGGGTGGGGCTGCCGGGCAGCACCATCCGGATGTACCAGACCAAGGGCGTGCTCCACCCGCCCAAGCGGCAGGGCCGCCTGGCGTTCTACGACGCGTCCCACGTCGAGCGGCTCACGCTGGTCCAGCGGTTGCAGGCGCGCGGTTTCTCGCTGTCCGCCATCGCCGAGCTGGTGAAGGCCCGCGAGCAGGGCGCGAGCGTCGCCGCCGTGCTGGGCGTCGGCGACACCGAGGGCCCGGACGACTGGGTCCGGGTCCGGGTGCGCGACATGCGCCGGCTGGTGCCGACCGGCGACGTGCGGCCGGCCGTGCTGCGCCGGGCCATCGAACTCGGGCTGGTGCGGTGGCGGCGCGGCTGGCCGCACACCCGGCGCTGGGCGCTGGAGGCGGGCAACCGGCTCGCGCTGCTGGCCGTGCCCGCCGACGACGTGCTGGACAGCTTCGCGAACCTGCGCGCCGCCACGGACGGCATCGCCGCCGACTTCGTCGAGGTGTTCGAGCGCCGCCTGTGGCCGCAGCTCGCCGAGAAGTCCGAGCAGGAGGACCAGCTCGACCGCATCCGGGCGCTGCTGGTCGAGCTGACCTACACCGCCGAGACCGTGGTCGTGGGCACGCTGCGCGAGTCGATCCGCGAGGCGGCCGAGGAGTTCGCCCGCCGGCACGGTCTGCTGCCCGGCGACGACTTCCGGCCGGCGTGGGCGGAGGAACCGCTGCCCATCGCCGAACGTCTCATCGACCACGAGAACGAGATCCCGGACGAGCCCGCGATCCGGCGATTCCTCGACCAGGGCGACGACTCCTGACGCCCTGCCAGCTGTGCCCGACGCCGGTGGCGCCGGGGTGGTCCGAGCCGGTGCGGAGGGGTTCGGCTCGCCCACCCGACGCCGCCGGCCGCCGGGCCTCCCCGTGCCCGGCGGGCCGCGCGGCCCGCCGGGCACGCATCCCGCCCGGCACCCGGCCCTTCGCATCCCACCGGGACGCGTGCGAGCAGGGCGAACCGCCCTCGACTTCGGCGCCCGCAAGCCCGCCCCCGACTTCGGCGCCCGCGGGCCCGCCGCCGTCGCGGCGGACAGGGGCCTGCCGTTCGGCGCTCACGCGCGGCGATCCGCCGTTCGGCGTTCCGGCGCGGATATGAGCTTCTTCACACCGTCCAGCCGGTGGCCCCGCGCGTCGGTACCGCGTCCTCAGCCCTCCGCCGCGTCGTCGGGCGCGGAGCCGCCCCGGATCAGGTGCACCACGGAGTCCAGCTCGTCCGGCTTGATCAGCACCTCGCGCGCCTTGGAGCCCTCCGACGGCCCGACCACGCCGCGCGTCTCCAGCAGGTCCATCAGCCGCCCGGCCTTCGCGAACCCGACCCGCAGCTTGCGCTGGAGCATCGACGTCGACCCGAACTGCGACGTGACGATCAGCTCCGCCGCCTGGAGCAGCAGCTCCAGGTCGTCGCCGATGTCGGCGTCGATCTCCTTCTTCTCGCCCGCCTTCGCCGCCGTGACGCCGTCGGTGTACTCCGGCTGCGCCTGCGCCTTGGTGAACTCGACGATCTCGGCGATCTCCTCGTCGCCGACGAACGCGCCCTGCACGCGCACCGGCTTGGACGCGCCCATCGGCAGGTACAGGCCGTCGCCCATGCCGATCAGCTTCTCTGCGCCCGGCTGGTCGAGGATGACCCGCGAGTCCGTCAGCGACGACGTGGCGAACGCCAGCCGCGACGGCACGTTCGTCTTGATCAGACCGGTCACCACGTCCACCGACGGCCGCTGCGTCGCCAGCACCAGGTGGATGCCCGCCGCGCGGGCCTTCTGCGTGATCCGCACGATCGCGTCCTCGACGTCGCGCGGCGCGGTCATCATCAGGTCGGCCAGCTCGTCGACGATCGCCATGATGTACGGGTACGGCCGGTACTCGCGCTCGCTGCCGGGCGGCGCGGTGATCTCGCCCGAGCGCACCTTGCGGTTGAAGTCGTCGATGTGGCGCACCCGGTTGACCTGCATGTCCTGGTAGCGCTGCTCCATCTCCTCCACCAGCCAGGCCAGCGCGGCGGCGGCCTTCTTCGGCTGGGTAATGATGGGCGTGATCAGGTGCGGGATGCCCTCGTACGGCGTCAGCTCGACCATCTTCGGGTCGATCAGGATC
Coding sequences:
- the pgsA gene encoding CDP-diacylglycerol--glycerol-3-phosphate 3-phosphatidyltransferase; amino-acid sequence: MTEPARVPVLNIANVLTMSRLVLVPVFLYLLFAEDGRDHRWRLAAFAVFVVASVTDHVDGNLARKHGLVTDFGKIADPIADKALTGAALVGLSALGELPWWVTVVIAARELGVTLLRFWVIRHGVIPASRGGKAKTLVQILAIGLYLLPLPAGVEVVAVVAMYAAVALTVVTGVDYVVRAIRLRARGKRAVAGA
- a CDS encoding amino-acid N-acetyltransferase → MNDPINVRRARTGDVRAMKAVIDQYAGKVLLAKPLVTLFEDIQEFWVAEEGGELLGCGALHVLWEDLAEIRTVAVAPRALGRGIGHRLVHRLLETARELQLSRVFVLTFETEFFGRHGFVEIDGTPVSPEVYEEIMRSADEGVAEFLDLSYVKPNTLGNSRMLLHL
- the rimO gene encoding 30S ribosomal protein S12 methylthiotransferase RimO; translation: MLTLGCARNEVDSEELAGRLDAGGWQLVDDEPDVIVVNTCGFVESAKKDSVDMLLAASDSGAKVVAVGCMAERYGAELADSLPEADAVLGFDHYDRLADRLDDVLAGRRVESHQPVDRRTLLPLTPVQRPKAAEDVQVPGHGWGPRVLRTRLADTPVAPLKIASGCDRRCSFCAIPSFRGAFVSRHPDEVVAEARWLAEQGVRELFLVSENSTSYAKDLPRELGGLENLLERLAQVVDRVRVSYLQPAETKPSLVKAIATTPNVAQYFDMSFQHSSEAVLRRMRRFGSTESFLGLIERIRDLAPRAGIRSNVIVGFPGETEADVAELERFLTGARLDAVGVFGYSDEDGTEAEGLPGKLDADTVAERVNRISNLVEELTAQRAEDRVGEEVVVLVETEEDDENDCVGRAAHQAPEVDGECVVADGGGLRAGDLVRCRVDAAEGVNLVVTALEVLPR
- the pspM gene encoding phage shock envelope stress response protein PspM, translating into MDPRKAAGEIARLVGGQLQGRLQGDLPGRLQGHLADQVKRRIAAWNDPRAKLDRRYRRSSRVLTFWLVVLAIMAVVGVSALLGALPAVVGVGAGVGFAGTGVLALRTNARMRGIDAERRRLAPAPVRPPLPARASAARLPMERLEEAEDTLRELLRQLDSAALTSVPAESVVQARETGAEAASAIRAVSHQLQAVERARDTAPPLDRGPLVEGVRRLRAQLDEGVEGYCGLVAAAGRVLAESTASNPRQVLGEATDHLAGLASALRDLSRWA
- a CDS encoding helix-turn-helix domain-containing protein, producing the protein MTVLLREAIGDRLRHARTTQRRTLREVSRTARVSLGYLSEVERGRKEASSELLAAICEALDLPLSELLHLVASDIGAVQRPVPSPAELAERAQPAAPSLEGGSLLPAVIGNDLSDLRIQPMLTHRLATSIGEPRGAVVAA
- a CDS encoding PspA/IM30 family protein, whose protein sequence is MANPFVKAWKYFMAAFSSKIDEHADPKVQIQQAIEEAQRQHQALSQQAAAVIGNQRQLEMKLNRQLGEVEKLQASARQALVLADEARAKGDEQRATEFENAATSFATQLVTAEQGIEDLKTLHDQSLQAATQAKQAVERNAMVLQQKLAERTKLLSQLEQAKMQEQVSSSLRQMTELAAPSNTPSLEEVRDKIEKRYTTALGSAELAQNSVQGRMLEVQQSTTQMAGASRLEQIRASMQGGKVAGEVTAGKPGSASASIQQEIQQRVQQAQAQPQQNPPASQG
- a CDS encoding CinA family protein, with the translated sequence MTAAEVVAALRARGETVATAESLTAGLVAARITGVAGASAVLRGGLVVYATDLKASLAGVDAALLAERGAVHPEVARQLAEGARSRCGATWGLGLTGVAGPDPQDGVTAGTVHIGLSGPPGSSVRSITVGGDRAAVREAAVDTALDLLLDHVKIPGRDR
- a CDS encoding MerR family transcriptional regulator, with the protein product MEQLTVDELAVRVGLPGSTIRMYQTKGVLHPPKRQGRLAFYDASHVERLTLVQRLQARGFSLSAIAELVKAREQGASVAAVLGVGDTEGPDDWVRVRVRDMRRLVPTGDVRPAVLRRAIELGLVRWRRGWPHTRRWALEAGNRLALLAVPADDVLDSFANLRAATDGIAADFVEVFERRLWPQLAEKSEQEDQLDRIRALLVELTYTAETVVVGTLRESIREAAEEFARRHGLLPGDDFRPAWAEEPLPIAERLIDHENEIPDEPAIRRFLDQGDDS